One Obesumbacterium proteus DNA window includes the following coding sequences:
- a CDS encoding DUF1127 domain-containing protein, with protein sequence MMGYDENQAKKPFLQSPFYLFFMGLYQHWRTWHMRRKAYSDLQRMSAQQLKDIGLSCADIDNITRQRK encoded by the coding sequence ATGATGGGATATGACGAAAACCAAGCCAAGAAACCGTTTTTACAGTCGCCGTTTTATCTGTTTTTCATGGGGCTGTACCAACATTGGCGAACGTGGCATATGAGAAGAAAAGCCTATAGCGATTTACAACGTATGAGCGCGCAGCAGCTGAAAGATATTGGTCTATCCTGCGCGGATATTGACAATATAACCCGCCAGAGAAAATAG
- a CDS encoding PLP-dependent aminotransferase family protein, with protein sequence MTRYQHLADLLAQRIEAGLYQSGERLPSVRTLSDEHSVSISTVQQAYHLLEDRQLITPQPRSGYYVTPRKHTPPAPAISRPAQRPVEITQWGCVLDRLNEEPDSDAIPFGSGSPDMCQSTMAPLWKAMTRLMQAQDSRVLNYDPVYGSLALREQVARLAIDSGCHLNPADIIITHGCHEALMVAIRAACQEGDIVAVESPAFHGIMQKLRGSKIKVIEIPTDSSTGISVEALKLALEQWPIKAVMLVPNCNNPLGFIMPEQRKRELLSLAQCYDIAIIEDDVYGDLAFEYPRPITIKSLDTDGRVLLCSSFSKTVAPGLRVGWIAPGRYFDRVVYMKYTGTGASASHPQLAIAEFIKSGGYQTHLRRMRKYYQQNLEKFTCRVREYFPCGICVSRPQGGFMMWIELPEHFDSVRLSLELSEAKVQFVIGSLFSASGKYRNCLRLNYGLPYSDKVDQALRKLAKAVECAMLECQMQIAEENRQAHANR encoded by the coding sequence ATGACGCGCTATCAACATCTCGCAGATTTATTAGCACAACGAATTGAAGCCGGTTTATATCAAAGCGGCGAGCGCTTGCCCTCGGTTCGAACGCTGAGTGATGAACATTCCGTGAGCATTAGCACCGTGCAGCAGGCCTATCATTTGCTTGAGGATAGACAGCTCATCACGCCGCAACCACGGTCGGGATATTATGTAACGCCCCGCAAACACACGCCGCCCGCACCGGCGATCAGCCGTCCAGCTCAGCGGCCGGTTGAAATAACGCAGTGGGGATGTGTTCTCGATCGCCTGAATGAAGAACCCGATAGCGATGCAATTCCTTTCGGCAGCGGCTCACCGGATATGTGCCAATCCACAATGGCGCCGTTATGGAAAGCGATGACTCGGCTTATGCAGGCGCAAGACAGCCGAGTATTAAATTACGATCCTGTGTACGGTTCTCTTGCCCTGCGCGAGCAGGTGGCACGTTTGGCCATTGATTCAGGATGCCATTTAAATCCTGCTGATATCATTATTACCCATGGTTGTCATGAGGCGCTGATGGTGGCAATTCGCGCGGCGTGTCAGGAGGGCGATATCGTTGCGGTGGAATCACCCGCTTTTCATGGGATTATGCAAAAGCTGCGCGGTTCCAAAATAAAAGTCATTGAAATTCCCACGGACTCAAGCACCGGTATCAGCGTCGAAGCCTTGAAGTTAGCGTTAGAACAGTGGCCTATCAAGGCCGTGATGTTAGTGCCTAACTGCAATAACCCGCTGGGATTTATCATGCCTGAGCAACGCAAGCGGGAACTATTGTCGCTGGCGCAATGCTACGATATCGCCATTATTGAAGACGATGTGTATGGCGATTTAGCCTTTGAGTATCCTCGTCCTATCACGATCAAATCGCTGGATACCGATGGACGCGTATTGCTATGCAGTTCGTTCTCAAAGACGGTTGCTCCGGGGCTTCGCGTTGGTTGGATTGCACCTGGGCGCTATTTTGATCGCGTGGTCTATATGAAATACACCGGCACCGGCGCATCGGCTTCGCATCCGCAGTTAGCCATTGCGGAGTTTATCAAGTCAGGGGGGTATCAAACCCACCTACGCCGCATGCGTAAATACTATCAGCAGAATCTCGAGAAATTCACTTGTCGAGTGAGAGAGTACTTTCCCTGTGGCATCTGCGTGAGCCGTCCGCAGGGCGGATTTATGATGTGGATTGAGCTTCCCGAGCATTTTGACTCCGTGCGTTTAAGCCTCGAACTCAGCGAAGCCAAAGTGCAGTTTGTCATTGGATCGCTGTTCTCCGCGTCGGGGAAATATCGAAATTGTTTGCGATTAAATTACGGACTGCCTTACAGCGATAAAGTCGACCAAGCCTTACGGAAACTGGCTAAGGCGGTTGAATGCGCCATGTTGGAATGTCAGATGCAAATAGCTGAGGAAAATCGCCAAGCCCACGCTAATCGCTGA
- a CDS encoding methyl-accepting chemotaxis protein → MFDSIRSRILAASTAIVICSLCINTYLNYSIANKYNNSAIDSTLEAVSSSHNRAISDWVASKSRLVSALTPHVTSPDPMPLMVQTANGGNFMGIDIGYPNKIDISSVPNSVPEGYDPTTRPWYIQAVKSGKPIVTEPYVDANTKKMVVTFAAPHIENGILKGVVEGDVTMDSVIENVRSIHPTENSFGMLIDAAGNIMAHPDESLTLKPLSNIAPNLELSRLLNARSPIEYDINGSAKLLLAQPVAGTPWFTVVAMDKTEATAGMRSLLTTSLVTLLVLIVAAAVIIGVIAQRALTPLIKIRDAMDAISSGTADLTQRLPTNGKDEVSQIAGSFNRFIDKLSDVMKSIRSSSESVRVAANEIASGNQDLSSRTESAAANLQQTSAALEQISSTVAQSAGAAKQANNAVHSASADASRGGEAIAKVISTMQSIETASGKIGDITGVINGIAFQTNILALNAAVEAARAGEQGRGFAVVAGEVRTLAQRSAQAAKEIKSLIESTVRSVASGSTQVRQTSETMTDIVTSVSAVTTIMSEITNAADEQMRGINEINKAVTHLDTMVQQNAALVEESTAASGALLSQANDLVGAVGQFNV, encoded by the coding sequence ATGTTCGACTCTATCCGTTCACGTATTCTGGCAGCTTCTACCGCCATCGTTATTTGCTCTCTTTGTATCAACACTTATCTTAACTATTCAATTGCGAACAAATACAACAATAGCGCAATTGATAGCACGCTTGAGGCCGTTTCTTCCAGCCACAACCGCGCAATTTCCGATTGGGTGGCAAGCAAAAGCCGGTTAGTTTCAGCGCTTACGCCACATGTTACCTCTCCTGATCCTATGCCATTGATGGTGCAAACCGCCAACGGCGGCAACTTCATGGGGATTGATATTGGTTATCCTAATAAAATCGATATTTCATCGGTGCCTAACAGCGTTCCTGAAGGTTATGATCCCACCACGCGCCCTTGGTATATTCAGGCAGTCAAATCCGGTAAACCTATTGTTACTGAACCTTATGTTGACGCCAACACCAAGAAAATGGTGGTCACGTTTGCCGCACCGCATATCGAAAACGGCATTCTAAAAGGCGTAGTAGAAGGGGATGTGACCATGGACAGCGTGATTGAAAACGTGCGTTCTATACATCCAACGGAAAATAGCTTTGGCATGCTCATCGATGCGGCTGGCAATATTATGGCGCATCCAGATGAATCGCTGACGCTCAAGCCGTTATCCAATATTGCGCCTAACTTAGAATTGTCACGTTTGCTTAATGCACGTTCACCGATTGAATATGACATTAACGGCAGTGCCAAACTGTTGCTAGCGCAGCCTGTAGCAGGAACACCGTGGTTTACCGTGGTAGCAATGGATAAAACCGAGGCCACGGCCGGAATGCGCTCATTGCTGACCACGTCATTAGTGACTCTGTTGGTGTTGATCGTTGCTGCCGCAGTGATTATCGGCGTTATTGCCCAGCGTGCGCTAACACCGCTGATTAAGATCCGTGATGCAATGGATGCCATTAGCTCCGGCACAGCGGATTTAACCCAGCGTTTGCCGACCAATGGCAAAGACGAAGTTTCTCAGATTGCCGGTTCGTTTAACCGCTTTATCGATAAGCTCAGCGACGTGATGAAATCCATCCGTAGCAGCAGTGAATCTGTGCGCGTTGCGGCCAATGAAATTGCATCAGGGAACCAAGACTTGTCCAGCCGAACCGAATCTGCAGCGGCCAATCTTCAGCAAACTTCGGCGGCGTTGGAGCAAATCTCTTCAACGGTGGCGCAGTCGGCAGGCGCGGCGAAACAGGCAAATAACGCGGTTCATTCCGCCTCTGCGGATGCCTCTCGCGGCGGTGAGGCGATTGCTAAAGTCATCAGCACCATGCAATCGATTGAAACCGCCTCCGGCAAAATTGGTGACATTACCGGCGTCATCAACGGCATTGCTTTCCAAACCAACATCTTGGCGCTGAACGCCGCCGTGGAAGCGGCTCGAGCGGGTGAGCAAGGGCGCGGTTTTGCGGTGGTCGCCGGTGAAGTGCGCACTTTGGCGCAGCGCAGCGCGCAAGCGGCTAAAGAGATTAAATCTCTGATTGAATCGACGGTACGCAGCGTCGCATCGGGCTCAACGCAGGTGCGTCAAACCAGTGAAACCATGACGGATATCGTGACCAGCGTTTCTGCCGTCACAACGATAATGTCAGAGATCACCAACGCCGCCGATGAGCAAATGCGCGGTATCAATGAAATCAATAAAGCCGTTACCCATCTGGATACCATGGTGCAGCAGAATGCTGCGTTAGTAGAAGAGTCTACCGCGGCGTCCGGCGCATTGTTGTCACAGGCCAATGATTTAGTCGGCGCAGTGGGGCAGTTCAACGTATAA
- a CDS encoding type III secretion system effector: MSLYVGNSFNTASVNTERVINTQHDPHSEETNLWKDVKEFFCSTHQEEALQCIDKLSRYDELHLDPEEIKDIFTKLSELISPGWKEQLHIDNDCALNEYSIREKNGGVLLAVKVSVPEATQCETSKDTTSSFRLAKEILKLYPLDTKNSLDNIDRLIVFGDSLSDSKGRMFEKTHHIFPSYSQYYEGRFTNGFVWSDFLSSPSFLKKETINFSEGGSTSASYSCFNVVGDFLSNLDKQMKSYSPSNKDLAIFLLGANDYITLHKSNVVTVVEQQIDDIEQILSRGVKNILVMGLPDLSATPSAKLSDDKEIMKDATVAHNALLQSKVNELNKAYPKSNVFYFDTFSAFNKIAEVAHEIGYDTNNSYTEHGYIHRLDEKDPRLNIRPQYIYNDHVHPTQEVHHCFATMLESFILNNYGTAANIKSALKK; the protein is encoded by the coding sequence ATGTCTCTCTATGTTGGAAATAGTTTTAATACGGCTAGTGTAAATACCGAAAGGGTGATTAATACCCAGCACGATCCCCATTCTGAAGAAACGAATTTATGGAAGGACGTTAAAGAATTTTTCTGTTCTACCCATCAGGAAGAAGCGTTGCAGTGTATAGACAAACTCTCACGCTATGATGAGCTTCATTTGGATCCTGAAGAAATTAAAGATATTTTTACCAAACTATCAGAATTAATATCCCCTGGATGGAAGGAGCAGCTCCATATCGACAATGACTGCGCCTTAAATGAATATTCTATCCGCGAGAAAAATGGTGGGGTACTTCTTGCGGTTAAGGTTTCTGTTCCGGAAGCGACTCAGTGTGAAACGAGTAAAGATACCACTTCATCCTTTAGACTGGCTAAGGAGATACTCAAGTTATATCCTCTCGATACAAAAAATTCTTTAGATAATATAGACAGGCTGATTGTGTTTGGCGATAGCCTCTCTGACTCAAAAGGCAGAATGTTTGAAAAAACGCACCACATCTTTCCTTCCTATAGTCAATATTATGAAGGTCGATTTACCAACGGTTTTGTCTGGAGCGATTTTCTTTCATCCCCTTCATTTTTAAAAAAAGAAACCATTAATTTTTCTGAGGGAGGAAGCACCTCGGCAAGCTATTCATGCTTTAACGTTGTCGGGGATTTTTTATCAAATCTAGATAAGCAAATGAAGTCCTACTCACCGTCAAATAAGGATTTAGCTATTTTCTTATTAGGCGCAAATGATTACATCACACTGCATAAAAGCAATGTGGTGACAGTGGTTGAACAACAAATTGACGATATTGAACAAATATTATCTCGTGGGGTTAAAAATATTCTTGTTATGGGGTTGCCAGATTTGTCTGCTACGCCTAGCGCAAAACTATCTGATGACAAAGAGATAATGAAAGACGCAACGGTAGCCCATAACGCATTATTGCAAAGTAAAGTTAATGAGTTAAATAAAGCGTATCCCAAAAGCAATGTATTCTATTTTGATACATTCTCTGCTTTTAACAAGATAGCGGAGGTCGCCCATGAGATTGGTTATGATACAAACAATTCCTATACGGAACATGGCTATATTCATCGTCTTGATGAAAAAGATCCTAGGTTAAATATTCGCCCACAATATATCTATAATGACCATGTGCATCCAACGCAGGAAGTTCATCATTGTTTTGCGACTATGCTAGAGAGTTTTATACTCAATAATTACGGTACGGCTGCAAACATAAAGTCAGCGCTAAAAAAATGA
- a CDS encoding sigma-54-dependent Fis family transcriptional regulator, protein MPLPSRSSQPVLVDPASIAFKNVLDKLAPTDATVLIVGETGTGKEVVARYLHHHSLRNDQPFLAVNCGALSESLAEAELFGHEKGAFTGALNRHQGWFEAAEGGTLLLDEIGELSLSLQVKLLRVLQEREITRVGSRTPVPINVRVIAATHVDLADAIKERRFREDLYYRLNVAAVTLPPLRQRPQDIPALAQHFLSLYANRLGRPHLTLAEDTLEALADYHWPGNVRELENTLHNAVLLTQESQIPPHRLKLIAPKSDNVTNNNLTNDNAADDDALALFIRSQLEKETPRLFQKITDALIQHAFSMNNNNQQQTAAMLGISRNTLRTHLANLGLIKSRKKELLMSGSHTASEGAMTERELRIGYQKFGNLGMLKARQSLEKRFSQQGVTVLWSEFPAGPQLLHALQNNEIDFGATGEVPPILAQAQNSSLIYVAYEPPSPHSVAMVVAQDSPIYHCSDLRGKRIAVNRGSNVHYLLLQMLDEHGLTLDDVRVNYTPLRYPLTPSDFHAVDAWMMWDPLLSDAQLSGDMRIIEDGHGKVLNQQFYLSRRDFAQRSADLLKIVLDELKQTGIFIATHPENAAQLLSQELGLPQASLALALSRRQHEPRAINRTVMRDQQTIADRFYALGLLPKAINIREAVWDEGLA, encoded by the coding sequence ATGCCGCTGCCGTCACGCTCGTCACAGCCGGTGTTGGTCGATCCCGCCTCTATCGCATTTAAAAACGTGCTGGATAAACTTGCGCCCACCGATGCCACCGTGCTGATCGTTGGGGAAACCGGAACCGGCAAAGAAGTGGTAGCCCGCTATCTACACCACCATAGCCTAAGGAACGATCAGCCTTTTTTGGCAGTTAACTGCGGTGCTTTAAGTGAGAGTCTGGCGGAAGCCGAATTATTCGGCCATGAGAAAGGCGCATTTACTGGTGCGCTAAATCGGCATCAGGGCTGGTTTGAAGCCGCTGAAGGCGGAACGTTGTTGTTGGATGAAATTGGCGAGCTTAGCCTGTCGCTTCAGGTCAAGCTCCTGCGCGTGCTGCAAGAGCGAGAAATTACCCGAGTGGGTTCGCGAACGCCGGTCCCCATTAATGTGCGGGTTATTGCGGCGACGCACGTGGATTTAGCCGATGCGATTAAAGAGCGCCGTTTTCGTGAGGATCTCTATTATCGCCTCAACGTCGCCGCTGTCACGTTGCCGCCTTTGCGCCAGCGTCCACAGGATATTCCTGCGCTGGCGCAGCATTTCTTGTCTTTATATGCCAACCGCTTAGGTCGCCCGCATCTTACCTTAGCGGAGGATACGCTTGAGGCATTAGCCGACTACCACTGGCCCGGCAATGTGCGAGAGCTCGAAAATACGTTGCACAATGCGGTACTGCTTACCCAAGAGTCGCAGATACCGCCTCATAGATTAAAGCTTATTGCGCCAAAAAGTGACAACGTAACTAATAACAACCTCACTAATGACAACGCTGCTGATGACGATGCACTTGCCCTTTTTATTCGTTCGCAGCTAGAAAAAGAGACGCCAAGGCTGTTTCAGAAAATCACTGATGCGCTGATACAGCATGCGTTCAGCATGAACAATAACAATCAGCAGCAAACCGCTGCGATGTTGGGTATCAGCCGGAATACGTTACGGACTCATCTTGCGAATCTGGGGCTGATTAAGTCACGGAAAAAAGAGCTGCTAATGTCCGGTAGCCATACGGCGTCTGAGGGCGCAATGACCGAACGTGAGTTGCGCATTGGCTATCAAAAGTTCGGGAATTTAGGCATGCTCAAAGCTCGACAAAGCCTAGAGAAAAGGTTTTCGCAACAAGGCGTCACGGTACTGTGGAGCGAGTTTCCCGCAGGCCCTCAGTTGTTGCATGCGCTGCAAAATAATGAAATCGATTTTGGTGCCACGGGTGAAGTGCCCCCAATACTGGCTCAGGCACAAAACAGTTCGCTCATCTATGTCGCCTACGAACCACCTTCTCCCCACAGCGTGGCGATGGTCGTTGCTCAAGACAGTCCGATTTATCACTGCTCAGATCTACGCGGCAAACGCATTGCGGTGAATCGCGGCTCTAACGTGCATTATCTGTTGCTGCAAATGTTGGATGAGCATGGCCTCACGCTCGACGATGTTCGTGTGAACTATACGCCACTACGATATCCACTGACTCCGTCAGACTTTCATGCTGTTGATGCGTGGATGATGTGGGATCCATTGCTGAGCGATGCACAACTTTCTGGCGATATGCGCATTATTGAAGATGGCCACGGCAAGGTACTGAATCAGCAGTTTTATCTTTCTCGCCGCGATTTTGCCCAGCGTTCAGCAGACCTGCTCAAGATTGTTTTGGATGAGCTCAAACAGACGGGGATATTTATCGCGACACATCCAGAAAACGCGGCGCAGTTATTGTCGCAAGAATTAGGCCTGCCCCAGGCTTCGCTAGCGCTGGCATTGTCTCGCCGTCAACATGAGCCACGTGCCATCAATAGAACCGTGATGCGTGATCAGCAAACCATCGCCGACCGATTCTATGCATTAGGGCTGTTGCCCAAAGCGATTAATATACGTGAGGCCGTGTGGGATGAGGGATTAGCTTAA
- a CDS encoding sugar transporter codes for MNPTPVSRKTAWLRVVTLAVAAFIFNTTEFVPVGLLSDIAASFSMSTAQVGLMLTIYAWVVGLMSLPFMLMTSQMERRGLLVKIFILFIASHALSVVAWNFWILVLSRIGIALAHAVFWSITASLAIRLAPAGKKAQALSLLATGTALAMVLGLPLGRVIGQYLGWRTTFMVIGIVATMTLICVIKLLPKLPSEHSGSLKSIPILMKRPVLLCLYALTVVVVTAHYTAYSYIEPFIQSVALMSQGFATMLLLVLGAAGIIGSVLFSMLGNKHPATLIIGAIVLLTLSLVLLLPAASSPMWIALLCVVWGIAIMTIGLGMQVKVLAMAPDATDVAMSLYSGIFNIGIGAGALLGNQVSIHLSMANIGYIGAVLALASLMWCIFIFRRYAEILAKGY; via the coding sequence ATGAATCCAACTCCAGTCTCCCGTAAAACCGCATGGTTAAGAGTGGTTACGCTTGCCGTTGCCGCCTTTATTTTTAACACCACAGAATTTGTTCCCGTTGGGTTGCTCTCAGACATTGCGGCCAGTTTCTCGATGAGCACCGCGCAGGTCGGCCTGATGCTGACGATTTATGCCTGGGTTGTGGGGCTGATGTCATTGCCGTTTATGCTGATGACCAGCCAAATGGAGCGGCGCGGACTGCTGGTGAAGATCTTCATCCTGTTCATTGCCAGCCATGCGCTTTCGGTGGTGGCATGGAATTTCTGGATCCTCGTGCTTTCACGTATCGGCATTGCGCTGGCTCACGCGGTGTTTTGGTCAATTACGGCTTCGCTCGCTATTCGTTTAGCTCCGGCCGGTAAGAAAGCACAGGCGCTGAGCTTATTAGCCACGGGCACCGCCTTGGCGATGGTGCTTGGATTGCCGCTTGGCCGCGTTATCGGGCAATATTTAGGCTGGCGAACCACGTTTATGGTGATTGGCATTGTGGCGACTATGACGTTGATTTGTGTCATTAAGCTGTTACCTAAACTCCCTAGCGAGCACTCAGGCTCACTAAAAAGTATTCCAATTCTAATGAAGCGCCCCGTGTTGCTGTGTTTATATGCGCTCACCGTCGTGGTGGTCACGGCGCACTACACGGCATACAGCTATATTGAACCGTTTATTCAGAGCGTTGCGCTGATGAGTCAAGGCTTCGCCACCATGCTGTTGCTAGTACTCGGCGCGGCGGGGATCATAGGCAGCGTACTGTTTAGCATGCTAGGCAATAAGCACCCTGCTACGTTAATCATTGGTGCCATTGTGCTGCTGACGTTGAGCTTAGTCTTATTGCTTCCTGCCGCATCTAGCCCAATGTGGATTGCTTTGCTGTGTGTCGTTTGGGGTATTGCCATTATGACGATTGGCCTTGGTATGCAGGTGAAAGTTTTGGCTATGGCGCCTGATGCCACCGATGTGGCCATGTCGCTATATTCCGGTATTTTTAATATCGGCATTGGCGCAGGCGCGCTGCTAGGTAATCAGGTCAGCATTCATTTGAGCATGGCCAATATTGGCTATATCGGCGCTGTATTGGCGCTGGCTTCTCTGATGTGGTGCATCTTTATTTTCCGTCGCTATGCAGAGATCTTGGCGAAAGGTTATTAA
- the ssuD gene encoding FMNH2-dependent alkanesulfonate monooxygenase has product MSEQHKSGINVFWFLPTHGDGRYLGTAEGGRSVDLQYLQQIAVAADYLGYYGVLIPTGKSCEDSWLVAAALALMTKRLRFLVAVRPGLQPPSLAARMASTLDRLSEGRLLINVVTGGDPVENKGDGIFLNHAERYNVTNEFLHVYKKLLQGEKVDYTGEHIKVEGAELLFPPVQQDGPPLYFGGSSPEAIGVAASQIDTYLTWGEPLDLVAEKLTIVRQRAEREGRTLKYGIRLHVIVRETEEEAWAAADKLISHVDDETIAAAQKIFARMDSSGQKRMSELHNGSRDSLKIGPNLWAGVGLVRGGAGTALVGNPQQVADRIAEYQALGIDNFILSGYPHLEEAHRFAELVMPLLALNHTPAQRAQSINTGPFGETIGGDKRPTAKKPDAVKL; this is encoded by the coding sequence ATGAGCGAACAGCATAAATCTGGCATTAACGTTTTTTGGTTTCTCCCAACTCATGGCGATGGGCGCTATTTGGGTACCGCAGAAGGGGGGCGCTCCGTTGATCTTCAATACTTACAACAGATTGCGGTAGCGGCAGACTATCTTGGCTACTACGGCGTATTGATTCCAACGGGGAAAAGCTGTGAAGATTCTTGGCTTGTCGCGGCGGCATTAGCACTGATGACGAAACGCCTACGTTTTTTGGTCGCGGTGCGTCCCGGATTGCAACCACCCAGCTTAGCTGCGCGTATGGCTTCAACGCTTGACCGGCTTTCTGAAGGTCGGCTACTGATTAATGTTGTCACCGGTGGCGATCCGGTTGAAAACAAAGGTGATGGTATATTCCTCAATCACGCAGAACGTTACAACGTCACCAATGAATTTTTGCACGTTTACAAAAAGCTGCTGCAAGGCGAAAAGGTCGACTATACCGGAGAGCATATTAAGGTTGAAGGCGCAGAATTATTGTTTCCTCCCGTTCAGCAAGATGGTCCTCCGCTGTATTTTGGCGGCTCATCACCTGAGGCTATCGGCGTAGCAGCCAGCCAGATTGATACCTATCTTACGTGGGGGGAGCCACTAGATTTGGTGGCGGAAAAGCTGACTATCGTGCGACAACGCGCTGAGCGAGAAGGACGAACGCTGAAATACGGCATCCGCCTACACGTTATTGTGCGCGAAACCGAAGAGGAAGCATGGGCTGCCGCAGACAAACTGATTAGTCACGTGGACGATGAAACCATTGCCGCCGCACAGAAAATTTTCGCCCGTATGGACTCATCGGGGCAAAAACGCATGAGTGAACTCCATAACGGATCTCGAGACAGTTTGAAAATTGGTCCCAATCTGTGGGCCGGAGTGGGATTGGTGCGCGGCGGCGCAGGCACCGCGCTGGTTGGAAATCCGCAGCAGGTTGCCGACCGTATTGCTGAATACCAAGCGTTGGGAATCGATAATTTTATTCTGTCTGGGTATCCGCACCTCGAGGAAGCGCATCGTTTTGCCGAGTTGGTGATGCCGCTGCTGGCCTTAAATCATACGCCAGCTCAGCGCGCTCAAAGCATTAATACCGGTCCTTTTGGTGAAACGATTGGGGGAGATAAGCGTCCAACGGCCAAAAAACCGGATGCTGTAAAGCTCTGA